In one Lolium rigidum isolate FL_2022 chromosome 3, APGP_CSIRO_Lrig_0.1, whole genome shotgun sequence genomic region, the following are encoded:
- the LOC124700182 gene encoding uncharacterized protein LOC124700182 translates to MGALCLLPSTPPSCSGRGLSHSPRPPGFLATPLLSPTRCSSWPQLQLEGGRRRRLSGVARVGGEKSGKDGGAEFFREDGVVDDMDGYLNYLSLEYDSVWDTKPAWCQPWTILLTGAIAVAGSWGLIHSAVITGGVSFVICAWWYIFLYSYPKAYTEMITERRKKVSSGAEDTYGMEKL, encoded by the exons ATGGGCGCGCTCTGCCTGCTCCCCTCCACCCCGCCGTCCTGCTCGGGCCGCGGTCTATCCCACTCCCCGCGCCCGCCCGGGTTCCTGGCGACGCCGCTGCTGTCCCCCACCCGCTGTTCCTCATGGCCGCAGCTCCAGCTCGAGggcgggcggcgtcggcggctctccggcgtggcgcgggtcggcggggAGAAGAGCGGCAAGGACGGCGGAGCGGAGTTCTTCCGGGAGGATGGCGTGGTGGACGACATGGACGGGTACCTCAACTACCTGTCCCTCGAGTACGACTCCGTCTGGGACACCAAGCCTGCGTG GTGTCAGCCTTGGACAATCTTACTAACCGGAGCTATTGCGGTTGCCGGTAGCTGGGGGCTCATCCACTCTGCTGTGATTACTGGAGGCGTTTCTTTTGTAATATGTGCATGGTGGTACATATTTCTTTACTCCTATCCTAAG GCATACACCGAGATGATAACGGAGAGGAGAAAAAAGGTGTCCAGTGGTGCTGAAGATACCTACGGGATGGAGAAATTGTAG